The Bacteroidota bacterium genome has a segment encoding these proteins:
- a CDS encoding 4Fe-4S dicluster domain-containing protein: protein MLTFIQIVLFIVLCLVSGYFAYKGYSRVFKNIRLGKNDMPNDEPSKRWKNMLLVAFGQKKMFKNVTPAILHLVIYVGFVITQIELIEVFLDGFTGKHRILFHLVEDMPALRAIYVFAISFIEVISIAVFIVTVAFLTRRWILRVPRLNMPEMKGWPIADATLILVGEIYLLICIFSMNTGDMALHHGEYGFLVSGALMPLFSGMSHGSLFVFERIGWWGHIIGVMAFLVYLPYSKHLHILLAFPNTYFGRLEPKGYIANMPAITKEIKQMMNPSASPEPVSAEPVKFGAKDIFDLGRKNLLDAYTCTECGRCTVACPANLTGKKLNPRKIMMNTRDRLEEVGRSMEANNGVWNDDGKSLIENGYISVEELRACTTCNACVEECPVLISPLDIIIQLRRNLVMEESNAPAEWMGMFSNIENNGAPWQFSQQDRLNWNKES, encoded by the coding sequence ATGCTCACATTCATCCAGATTGTATTGTTTATAGTTCTTTGTTTGGTCAGCGGATATTTTGCCTACAAAGGTTATTCTCGCGTGTTTAAGAACATCCGTTTGGGTAAAAATGATATGCCAAACGATGAGCCATCTAAAAGGTGGAAAAATATGTTGCTCGTTGCTTTCGGGCAGAAAAAGATGTTTAAAAACGTCACTCCAGCGATTCTGCACTTGGTTATATATGTAGGGTTCGTGATTACTCAAATAGAGTTGATAGAAGTGTTTCTCGATGGGTTTACCGGGAAACATCGCATCTTGTTTCATTTGGTAGAAGACATGCCCGCTTTAAGAGCCATTTATGTTTTTGCCATTTCCTTCATTGAGGTTATTTCCATTGCTGTATTTATCGTAACGGTAGCTTTTCTGACTCGTAGGTGGATATTGAGAGTTCCGCGACTCAATATGCCCGAAATGAAAGGTTGGCCCATAGCCGATGCTACCCTGATTTTAGTCGGAGAAATTTACCTCCTGATTTGTATCTTTAGTATGAATACCGGCGATATGGCATTGCACCACGGCGAATACGGATTTCTTGTAAGCGGCGCTTTGATGCCTTTGTTTTCCGGCATGAGCCATGGTTCCTTATTTGTTTTTGAAAGAATTGGCTGGTGGGGACACATCATTGGGGTCATGGCCTTTTTGGTTTATCTGCCCTATTCCAAGCATCTGCATATCCTGCTGGCTTTCCCCAATACCTATTTCGGTCGTTTAGAGCCAAAGGGCTATATCGCCAACATGCCCGCAATCACCAAAGAAATCAAACAGATGATGAATCCTTCTGCTTCACCAGAACCAGTTTCTGCCGAACCCGTAAAGTTTGGAGCGAAGGATATTTTCGATCTAGGCCGGAAGAATTTGTTGGATGCATACACTTGCACCGAATGTGGAAGATGCACGGTGGCCTGTCCTGCCAACCTGACGGGAAAAAAATTAAACCCGCGCAAGATTATGATGAATACCCGCGACCGTTTGGAGGAAGTGGGCAGAAGCATGGAGGCCAACAACGGAGTATGGAATGACGATGGCAAATCATTAATCGAAAACGGATATATCAGTGTAGAAGAACTTCGCGCTTGCACTACCTGTAACGCCTGTGTGGAAGAATGTCCTGTACTGATCAGTCCGCTCGATATTATTATTCAATTAAGGAGAAATTTAGTGATGGAGGAATCAAATGCCCCGGCAGAATGGATGGGCATGTTTTCGAACATAGAAAACAACGGTGCCCCTTGGCAGTTTTCGCAACAAGACAGACTAAACTGGAATAAAGAATCTTAA
- a CDS encoding BamA/TamA family outer membrane protein — protein sequence MQKFFLKPASILSVFCVVMLFSSCRVVKNLPPGETLLYKNKFVLQTKASAAEKGDLREDLSKIAAQKPNKRFLQLLPFRMWLYYSAAKAKKLTKFRQWIIDKVGEAPVIYDPTSTAKSVLQMENYLFNSGYFYAQVTDTIIEKKRRTKVYYRVETGTPWKIGAIELPAGKSELDSLVREQWLNTLLVKGQRFNIGHLKNERERIETVMKNRGYYYFSREYINYVLDTLNETKTVNIKIKILPPADSIAHQKFSINNIYVFGDYSSGFAPGAEPQDTATNGEFYFIPSKTKFRQRLLMNAIHFRRGDLYKRNTELSTLNRLAQLGVFRFINVDYVRSISRPGNYLDGIVQLSPAKRQVLGASGEINGTIEGFLGVAGTVSYKNKNLTKAADQLLLDFSGGVQLKFSRKEKIQIITGTFNASAVYYMNKFLVPFLLKSKAHHLNPKTRLSVSYGFEHRFDFDTLANITFLYQLHNFNFAFGYDWGDRRFHHILNPLSVTFFLLPIRGAEFMRRLDLNRFLKSSFEEQIILGPNYTFTYTNQKTNTDKAYMFFRGNIETAGNLLYAGFKLANLKSKDDSVYLIANRRFSQYFRIEGDWRNYFRANRHGLFAIRTFAGIGVPYGNSIALPFVKQYFVGGPNSLRGFLIRQIGPGGYADASFNRETGNDSSRVGFFNQTGDIKFELNAEFRFDIYKWLKAAVFLDAGNVWTLRKDNRELGNFDITRAWKEFAVDAGLGLRLDFDFFVIRLDYGFPIRDPRRVDGKRWQFAQGYAFKKGQFQIAIGYPF from the coding sequence CTGAAAAAGGAGACTTGCGTGAGGACCTTTCAAAAATAGCCGCGCAGAAACCCAACAAGCGGTTTCTTCAACTCCTCCCCTTTCGTATGTGGTTGTATTATTCGGCGGCTAAGGCCAAAAAGCTGACGAAATTCAGACAATGGATTATTGATAAAGTTGGCGAAGCACCGGTAATCTATGATCCAACCAGCACTGCCAAGAGTGTATTGCAGATGGAAAACTATCTTTTCAACTCGGGATATTTTTATGCCCAAGTGACTGATACCATCATCGAAAAGAAAAGAAGAACCAAAGTTTATTATCGAGTAGAAACAGGTACTCCTTGGAAAATTGGTGCCATAGAATTGCCCGCTGGAAAATCGGAACTTGATTCTTTGGTCCGCGAGCAGTGGCTAAATACGCTGCTGGTTAAAGGACAGCGCTTTAACATCGGACATCTAAAAAATGAACGAGAACGAATTGAAACGGTTATGAAAAATAGGGGTTACTATTATTTCAGTCGCGAGTATATCAATTACGTTTTGGATACCCTGAATGAAACCAAAACCGTAAACATTAAAATAAAGATTCTTCCACCCGCCGACTCCATCGCCCATCAGAAATTCAGCATCAATAATATTTACGTGTTTGGAGACTATTCTTCGGGCTTTGCTCCGGGCGCCGAACCTCAGGATACGGCTACCAACGGTGAATTTTATTTTATTCCTTCTAAAACAAAATTCCGCCAACGATTGTTGATGAACGCCATTCATTTTAGACGAGGCGACCTTTATAAGAGGAACACCGAACTCAGCACCCTCAATCGTTTGGCGCAACTCGGTGTCTTTCGATTTATCAATGTGGACTATGTTCGCAGCATCAGCCGACCGGGCAACTACCTAGATGGTATCGTTCAACTCAGTCCGGCCAAACGCCAAGTTCTTGGTGCTTCGGGCGAAATCAACGGCACCATTGAAGGTTTTCTGGGTGTAGCGGGAACGGTCTCTTATAAAAATAAAAACCTAACCAAAGCCGCAGACCAATTGCTGCTTGATTTTTCAGGAGGGGTACAACTCAAGTTCAGCAGAAAAGAAAAAATTCAAATTATTACAGGAACGTTCAACGCATCGGCCGTTTATTACATGAACAAGTTTTTGGTTCCTTTTCTCCTAAAATCAAAGGCGCATCACCTCAATCCTAAAACGCGCCTGAGCGTGAGCTATGGATTTGAGCACCGGTTTGATTTTGATACGCTTGCCAATATCACCTTTCTCTATCAGTTGCACAATTTCAACTTTGCCTTTGGTTATGATTGGGGCGACCGACGTTTTCACCATATCTTGAATCCTCTTTCTGTCACCTTTTTCCTATTGCCTATTCGAGGAGCTGAATTTATGCGCCGCTTGGATTTGAACCGCTTTCTAAAAAGTAGTTTTGAAGAGCAGATTATTCTTGGCCCTAACTATACTTTCACCTACACGAACCAAAAAACAAACACCGACAAGGCGTATATGTTTTTCAGAGGCAACATTGAAACGGCAGGTAATCTACTCTACGCCGGATTCAAGTTGGCAAATTTAAAATCGAAAGATGATTCGGTATATCTGATTGCTAATCGCCGGTTCTCTCAATACTTCCGCATAGAAGGTGACTGGCGCAATTATTTTAGAGCCAATCGTCATGGACTATTCGCCATCCGCACCTTTGCAGGTATCGGCGTGCCTTATGGAAACAGTATCGCCCTACCTTTTGTGAAACAATATTTCGTTGGTGGACCGAACAGTCTTCGCGGTTTCTTAATTCGACAAATTGGCCCTGGGGGATATGCAGATGCTTCTTTCAATCGAGAAACTGGAAACGATAGCAGCCGGGTGGGCTTTTTCAACCAAACCGGTGATATAAAATTTGAGCTGAACGCCGAATTTAGATTTGATATTTATAAATGGCTAAAAGCCGCTGTGTTTCTCGACGCTGGAAATGTTTGGACATTGCGCAAGGACAATCGGGAACTGGGGAATTTTGATATCACCCGCGCCTGGAAAGAGTTTGCGGTAGATGCTGGATTAGGACTTCGTCTCGATTTCGACTTCTTTGTCATTCGTCTTGATTACGGTTTCCCCATTCGCGATCCGAGACGAGTAGATGGAAAGCGCTGGCAGTTTGCTCAGGGCTATGCTTTTAAGAAAGGACAGTTTCAAATTGCCATCGGCTATCCTTTTTAA
- the dapB gene encoding 4-hydroxy-tetrahydrodipicolinate reductase, translated as MKFALIGYGKMGKAIEDIILQQRSSDLRFQSDEIVLKISENNLADFTIANLQKADVAIEFTQPDSAIANIYKCFEAGVPVVVGTTAWLDKLEEVKSKCSSMNAGLFFSPNFSVGVNIFWEVNRRLAQLMNGQAQYEISIEEIHHTEKKDAPSGTAVKTAEIIMGDFKRKKSWDLQTAKDSQAMADDKLLIVAKREPGVPGTHTVKYESEVDFIELTHEAKSRKGFAEGAILAARWMVSKKGVYEMKDLLKI; from the coding sequence ATGAAGTTTGCACTGATTGGGTATGGAAAAATGGGTAAAGCTATTGAAGACATCATTCTTCAACAGCGTAGTTCGGACTTGCGATTTCAATCGGATGAAATTGTGTTGAAGATTTCAGAAAACAATCTGGCTGATTTCACGATAGCTAATTTACAGAAGGCCGATGTAGCTATTGAATTCACCCAACCCGATTCTGCCATTGCTAATATCTATAAGTGTTTTGAAGCCGGAGTACCGGTGGTGGTAGGCACTACCGCCTGGCTCGATAAACTGGAAGAAGTGAAGTCAAAATGTTCGTCCATGAATGCTGGCCTCTTCTTTTCACCAAATTTCAGTGTCGGGGTAAATATTTTTTGGGAAGTAAATCGCCGTTTAGCGCAGTTGATGAACGGCCAAGCTCAATATGAAATCAGTATAGAAGAGATTCATCATACAGAAAAGAAAGACGCTCCTAGCGGTACAGCAGTAAAAACCGCTGAAATCATTATGGGAGATTTTAAACGAAAAAAATCATGGGATTTGCAAACGGCAAAGGACTCGCAAGCAATGGCAGATGACAAATTGTTAATTGTTGCCAAGCGCGAACCGGGAGTTCCAGGCACCCACACAGTGAAATATGAAAGCGAAGTGGACTTCATTGAGTTGACGCATGAAGCTAAAAGCCGCAAGGGATTTGCCGAAGGAGCTATACTAGCGGCAAGGTGGATGGTGAGCAAGAAGGGGGTTTATGAAATGAAAGACCTACTAAAAATATAG
- a CDS encoding (Fe-S)-binding protein, protein MINVPTMAEMAAANETPDILFWVGCAGSFDQRAQKVTRAFVKILNHLNIKFAVLGTEESCTGDPAKRAGNEFVFQMVALQNIEVMNSYGVKKIVTTCPHCFNIIKNEYPSLGGQYEVIHHATFLQKLIDEGKIKLTDTNSFKGKRITYHDSCYLGRGNEIYEAPRKVLEELDAELVEMKSCGNKGLCCGAGGAQMWKEEEAGKKRINVARIEEAIEVKANIVASACPFCNTMLTDGVKAKDRLDVKVFDIAELLAAGQGLESINF, encoded by the coding sequence ATGATAAACGTACCTACCATGGCCGAGATGGCCGCAGCCAATGAAACCCCCGATATTCTTTTTTGGGTAGGTTGTGCGGGCAGCTTTGATCAACGCGCGCAAAAAGTAACGCGCGCTTTTGTCAAGATACTGAACCATTTGAACATAAAATTTGCCGTTCTTGGAACCGAAGAAAGTTGCACCGGCGACCCCGCCAAGCGCGCCGGCAATGAATTTGTATTTCAAATGGTAGCGCTTCAGAATATTGAAGTGATGAATAGTTATGGTGTTAAAAAAATCGTAACCACTTGCCCTCATTGCTTCAATATAATCAAGAACGAGTACCCTTCTTTAGGCGGCCAATATGAAGTGATTCACCATGCCACTTTTTTACAGAAACTGATTGATGAAGGCAAAATCAAGTTGACCGATACCAACTCCTTCAAAGGAAAGAGAATTACCTATCATGATTCCTGCTATCTGGGTCGCGGCAACGAAATTTATGAAGCGCCGCGCAAAGTATTAGAAGAACTGGATGCCGAATTGGTAGAAATGAAAAGCTGCGGTAATAAAGGCCTGTGTTGTGGAGCCGGAGGTGCTCAAATGTGGAAAGAGGAGGAAGCGGGTAAGAAAAGAATCAATGTTGCCCGAATCGAAGAGGCCATTGAGGTAAAAGCCAACATCGTTGCCTCGGCGTGTCCGTTTTGCAACACCATGCTGACCGATGGCGTGAAAGCCAAAGACCGGCTCGATGTAAAAGTCTTCGACATCGCCGAGCTATTAGCCGCCGGCCAGGGCTTGGAAAGCATCAATTTCTGA
- the lepB gene encoding signal peptidase I — protein sequence MSILGLIFFFILLLNIPLQFLGLYGIFKKMGIPAWKALVPIYNLYVWIEALHRPKWWIIMLFIPGINLFYGAGLCIELVTCFGKFSFLDHALAILFNGYYFSYLGWCKDEKFISYTGVKTGQTPPKRTALREWADAIVFAVVAATLIRIFVAEAYMIPTPSMEKTLLVGDFLFVSKFHYGARVPNTPLALPFVHHTIPVLNIKSYVEWIKLKYSTLPGLQKVKRNDIVVFNFPAGDTVVLENQAPAYYDIVRYTAASNHVGYDEARQMLWNDPNTHIVARPVDKRENYIKRCVAIPGDRLEVKNGALFINNEPAYRPEQLYTPYTIMFQSGMGLSQEKINELQIEDVSNRFNSLPPGHFVVLMTKENAANLEAMKVTSGLQPFYYPAGALQSQVEDIFPNDTSLYKWNVDNFGPVTLPSKGMTIQLNDSIYPQYDRAIRVYENNEVVRNNGKFFINGKEEASYTFKMNYYWMMGDNRHNSQDSRYWGFVPEDHIVGKAWFIWMSMNSQGSFFEKIRWSRLFSSIHGRWAPHDKKFTE from the coding sequence ATGTCTATCCTCGGACTTATCTTCTTTTTCATTCTGCTGCTCAACATCCCTTTGCAGTTTTTGGGTCTCTATGGAATCTTTAAAAAAATGGGCATTCCTGCATGGAAAGCGCTGGTCCCAATCTATAACCTCTATGTATGGATAGAAGCGCTTCACCGACCTAAATGGTGGATAATTATGTTGTTCATCCCCGGCATCAATCTGTTTTACGGTGCCGGATTATGTATTGAACTGGTAACCTGTTTTGGAAAGTTTTCTTTTTTAGACCATGCCTTAGCCATTCTGTTCAACGGATATTATTTCTCTTATCTGGGCTGGTGCAAAGACGAGAAATTCATCAGTTATACGGGTGTAAAAACCGGACAAACTCCTCCGAAACGTACCGCACTTAGAGAATGGGCAGATGCGATTGTTTTTGCAGTGGTGGCTGCTACGCTCATCCGCATATTTGTTGCCGAAGCTTATATGATTCCTACTCCTTCTATGGAGAAAACATTGTTAGTGGGCGATTTCCTTTTCGTCTCCAAATTTCATTATGGTGCGCGGGTTCCGAACACACCGCTGGCCCTTCCTTTTGTGCATCACACAATTCCTGTGCTCAATATCAAATCGTATGTAGAATGGATCAAACTGAAATATTCTACCCTGCCGGGTTTGCAAAAGGTGAAACGGAACGACATTGTGGTGTTTAACTTTCCTGCCGGTGATACAGTAGTGCTAGAAAATCAGGCTCCGGCTTACTATGATATTGTGCGCTATACGGCAGCATCAAATCACGTTGGTTATGATGAGGCGCGCCAAATGCTTTGGAACGATCCCAATACACATATTGTAGCTCGGCCGGTGGACAAACGCGAAAACTATATCAAACGTTGCGTTGCTATTCCGGGCGATCGTTTGGAGGTGAAAAATGGTGCTTTGTTTATCAATAATGAACCGGCCTACAGACCGGAACAGCTTTACACGCCCTATACGATTATGTTCCAATCGGGAATGGGTCTGAGCCAGGAGAAAATAAATGAATTGCAAATAGAGGATGTGAGCAATCGTTTCAATTCACTTCCACCGGGACATTTCGTGGTGCTGATGACCAAAGAAAATGCTGCAAATTTGGAGGCTATGAAAGTAACTTCTGGACTGCAACCCTTCTATTATCCGGCAGGCGCTTTACAATCGCAGGTGGAGGATATTTTTCCGAACGATACTTCTCTTTATAAATGGAACGTAGATAATTTTGGTCCGGTTACCCTGCCCAGCAAAGGGATGACCATCCAACTGAACGATTCTATCTATCCGCAATATGACCGCGCCATCCGGGTGTATGAAAACAATGAAGTAGTGCGCAACAATGGCAAATTTTTTATCAATGGTAAGGAAGAAGCTTCTTACACCTTCAAAATGAATTATTACTGGATGATGGGCGATAACCGCCACAATTCGCAAGATTCCCGTTACTGGGGTTTTGTTCCCGAAGACCATATTGTGGGCAAAGCTTGGTTCATTTGGATGAGCATGAACAGTCAGGGCAGTTTCTTCGAGAAAATACGTTGGAGCCGTTTGTTTAGTTCCATTCATGGCAGATGGGCGCCACACGATAAGAAGTTTACGGAGTAA
- a CDS encoding cytochrome c, with protein sequence MKFLSTYISKWFRFLPALMLVALVGLFIWNLLEHGIVKHPGQAVFQERCAQCHGDQGEGIKTLVPPLDDREFARHHFDSIPCWLKNGLNHPIIIHGKVYDQPMYPSKLDDIQTANVINYLNNEYFKLDKEVNSAWVRKQWEGCE encoded by the coding sequence GTGAAGTTCCTTTCGACCTATATTTCCAAATGGTTTCGATTTCTGCCAGCTTTGATGCTCGTGGCCCTCGTCGGACTTTTTATCTGGAATCTTCTTGAACATGGAATAGTTAAACATCCGGGACAGGCAGTTTTTCAGGAGCGATGCGCGCAGTGTCATGGGGATCAAGGCGAGGGCATAAAGACTTTGGTCCCACCACTGGATGACCGGGAGTTTGCCCGACACCATTTTGATTCTATTCCCTGCTGGCTTAAGAACGGATTAAATCACCCTATAATTATTCATGGCAAAGTATATGATCAGCCGATGTATCCCAGCAAGTTGGATGACATACAAACGGCTAATGTCATCAACTACCTAAACAACGAGTATTTTAAACTTGATAAAGAGGTGAACTCCGCTTGGGTACGAAAGCAGTGGGAAGGATGTGAATAG